The proteins below are encoded in one region of Aquisphaera giovannonii:
- a CDS encoding O-antigen ligase domain-containing protein, giving the protein MNSHAKILALGDRAACGLIAAVVLGSIVAFGGAVWWFRTFLAGAALLLVLVSLARLAARGRIPLLKSPLTALGLMAIGLGMFQLVPLPGPLARRVSPAAHEAYGRGVLPELVRADDPEAALPDAMGIRTPASLDRPATLRWLVGAMACLGVFWAVSHFADRLGRLYLVWGLVVGGFLLNATLAVVQISGRGEGLYGLYAPGGGPAWAPTLDDLFDSPTTTELSDLVRAKAGPGGAAAAGIGEGGVTAGEPAATEPAGSAAGAILAPATPPLFGTMMASPGAFLALGSLAMPLALAMVVHMLTPLGGRDSLADRLGSSGRGSLVLLLVLMTIPAAFLMGLIAGPWYSLPTAVGLVAVGLPAVARPGCRAAAAALLVLLLAGLGLGGTLQVRWEPLLGGPPPVPAPDPKLARALWADGLEVARAFPLVGAGLGTFATVQPSFKAGGASSTTAMSSLVQWSAEAGAAGLALLALAAAWSALRIPGGLRRLGRGDRSLAHGLIGAALSFTLLAAVHWTVELSAVAISASALGGTWNRWLAGGTDLFVERG; this is encoded by the coding sequence GTGAACTCGCACGCGAAGATCCTGGCCCTGGGCGACCGCGCGGCCTGCGGGCTGATCGCCGCGGTGGTGCTGGGGAGCATCGTGGCCTTCGGCGGGGCGGTCTGGTGGTTCCGGACGTTCCTGGCGGGGGCCGCGCTGCTGCTGGTCCTGGTCTCGCTGGCGAGGCTCGCCGCGAGGGGCCGGATCCCGCTCCTGAAGAGCCCGCTGACGGCGCTGGGGCTGATGGCGATCGGCCTGGGGATGTTCCAGCTCGTGCCGCTGCCCGGCCCCCTGGCGCGGCGGGTCTCCCCGGCGGCGCACGAGGCCTACGGCCGGGGCGTGCTGCCGGAATTGGTCCGGGCCGACGACCCCGAAGCCGCCCTGCCCGACGCCATGGGCATCCGGACGCCCGCGAGCCTGGACCGGCCGGCGACGCTCCGCTGGCTGGTCGGGGCGATGGCCTGCCTGGGCGTCTTCTGGGCGGTCTCCCACTTCGCCGACCGGCTGGGGCGGCTGTACCTGGTCTGGGGCCTGGTGGTCGGCGGCTTCCTGCTCAACGCGACGCTCGCCGTCGTCCAGATCTCCGGCCGCGGCGAGGGCCTGTACGGCCTGTACGCCCCGGGGGGCGGGCCGGCCTGGGCGCCGACGCTGGACGACCTGTTCGACTCGCCCACCACGACGGAGCTGAGCGACCTGGTGCGCGCCAAGGCCGGGCCCGGCGGGGCCGCGGCCGCCGGCATCGGCGAGGGCGGCGTGACGGCGGGCGAGCCGGCCGCGACGGAGCCCGCCGGCTCCGCGGCCGGGGCGATCCTGGCGCCGGCGACGCCGCCCCTGTTCGGGACGATGATGGCCAGCCCGGGCGCCTTCCTGGCGCTGGGGTCGCTGGCGATGCCGCTGGCCCTGGCGATGGTCGTCCACATGCTCACGCCCCTGGGCGGCCGAGACAGTCTGGCGGACCGGCTGGGGAGCTCGGGCCGGGGGAGCCTGGTCCTGCTGCTGGTCCTGATGACGATCCCGGCCGCGTTCCTGATGGGGCTGATCGCCGGCCCCTGGTACAGCCTGCCGACGGCCGTCGGCCTCGTCGCCGTCGGGCTGCCGGCCGTCGCGAGGCCCGGCTGCCGGGCGGCCGCCGCGGCGCTGCTGGTGCTCCTGCTGGCGGGCCTCGGCCTGGGCGGCACGCTGCAGGTGCGGTGGGAGCCGCTCCTGGGGGGCCCGCCGCCGGTGCCGGCCCCGGATCCGAAGCTGGCCAGGGCCCTCTGGGCGGACGGCCTGGAGGTCGCCCGCGCCTTCCCCCTGGTGGGCGCGGGGCTCGGCACGTTCGCCACCGTGCAGCCCTCCTTCAAGGCGGGCGGCGCGTCGTCCACGACGGCCATGAGCAGCCTGGTCCAGTGGTCGGCCGAGGCCGGGGCCGCCGGGCTGGCCCTGCTGGCCCTCGCCGCGGCCTGGAGCGCCCTGCGGATCCCCGGCGGGCTGAGGCGGCTGGGCCGGGGGGACCGCTCGCTCGCCCACGGCTTGATCGGCGCGGCCCTGAGCTTTACTCTATTAGCCGCCGTCCACTGGACGGTCGAGCTCTCCGCCGTCGCCATCTCCGCCAGCGCCCTGGGTGGGACCTGGAATCGCTGGCTGGCCGGCGGGACCGACCTGTTCGTGGAACGAGGATGA
- the gmd gene encoding GDP-mannose 4,6-dehydratase has product MKRALITGITGQDGSYLAELLLGRPEYEVHGLVRRSSSLNRQRIDHLFRHDPGLRDRLHLHYADLGDASSLSMLMDRVRPDEVYNLGAQSHVRVSFDQPLYTADVVGLGTLRLLEAARQLNESKPVRFYQASSSEMYGAAPPPQGPATPFHPRSPYACAKLYAHWQTINYREAYGLFACSGILFNHESPRRGESFVTRKVTLGAARIKEGLQKRLVMGNLDARRDWGFAGDYVRAMWLMLQQEKPGDYVVATGESHSIHELLELAFSLVDLDYRDFVDFDPRYTRPSEVDALQGDATLAREVLGWKPEVDFRGLITMMVEHDLELARREKHAQTYPGP; this is encoded by the coding sequence ATGAAGCGAGCCCTGATCACCGGGATCACGGGCCAGGACGGCTCCTATCTCGCCGAGCTCCTCCTGGGCAGGCCGGAGTACGAGGTGCACGGCCTGGTTCGCCGGTCGAGCTCGCTGAACCGCCAGCGGATCGACCACCTGTTCCGCCACGACCCGGGCCTCCGCGACCGCCTGCACCTGCACTACGCGGACCTCGGCGACGCCTCCAGCCTCTCCATGCTGATGGACCGGGTCCGGCCCGACGAGGTGTACAACCTCGGCGCGCAGAGCCACGTCCGGGTCTCGTTCGACCAGCCCCTCTACACCGCCGACGTCGTCGGCCTGGGGACCTTGCGGCTGCTCGAGGCGGCCCGCCAGCTCAACGAGTCCAAGCCCGTGCGGTTCTACCAGGCGTCCAGCTCCGAGATGTACGGCGCCGCGCCGCCGCCGCAGGGCCCGGCCACGCCGTTCCACCCCCGCAGCCCGTATGCCTGCGCCAAGCTGTACGCCCACTGGCAGACGATCAACTACCGCGAGGCCTACGGCCTGTTCGCCTGCTCCGGCATCCTCTTCAACCACGAGAGCCCCCGCCGCGGCGAGTCGTTCGTCACCCGCAAGGTGACCCTGGGCGCGGCCCGGATCAAGGAGGGCCTCCAGAAGCGGCTGGTGATGGGCAACCTGGACGCCCGGCGAGACTGGGGCTTCGCCGGCGACTACGTCCGCGCCATGTGGCTGATGCTCCAGCAGGAGAAGCCCGGCGACTACGTCGTCGCCACCGGGGAGAGCCACTCGATCCACGAGCTGCTGGAGCTGGCCTTCTCGCTGGTGGACCTGGACTACCGCGACTTCGTGGACTTCGACCCGCGGTACACCCGGCCCTCCGAGGTGGACGCCCTCCAGGGCGACGCGACCCTCGCCCGCGAGGTCCTCGGCTGGAAGCCCGAGGTTGACTTCCGCGGCCTGATCACGATGATGGTGGAGCACGACCTGGAGCTCGCCCGCAGGGAGAAGCACGCCCAGACCTACCCGGGCCCCTGA
- a CDS encoding EpsI family protein has protein sequence MTRAHRCLIAGALLMSGLAARAGLEGVNRTERPPLRRPLSSLPMELGDWVGRDEAVEPSIVERAQTTEYLNRVYESRTRPGLRLTLWVNYSEKGTNLRHTPEICLPSGGWEKVESQTRVFEVPSPNGDALKLTRLGYSKGELVKQVGFWYYIFGEGKLENYVRQLPITSRSSHAQTTKGSSMTVETFHPGEQDPDGAALKDFARSLLVALEPILPEARAEYYVP, from the coding sequence ATGACGCGCGCCCACCGCTGCCTGATCGCCGGGGCCCTGCTGATGAGCGGCCTGGCCGCCCGGGCCGGCCTCGAGGGGGTCAACCGGACCGAGCGCCCCCCGCTCCGGCGGCCGCTGTCGTCCCTGCCGATGGAGCTGGGCGACTGGGTCGGCCGCGACGAGGCGGTCGAGCCCAGCATCGTCGAGCGGGCCCAGACGACGGAGTACCTCAACCGCGTCTACGAGAGCCGGACCCGGCCCGGCCTGCGGCTGACGCTCTGGGTGAACTACTCGGAGAAGGGCACGAACCTCCGCCACACGCCGGAGATCTGCCTGCCCTCGGGGGGGTGGGAGAAGGTCGAGTCCCAGACCCGGGTCTTCGAGGTCCCCTCGCCCAACGGCGATGCCCTGAAGCTCACCCGCCTGGGCTACAGCAAGGGTGAACTGGTGAAGCAGGTGGGCTTTTGGTATTACATCTTCGGCGAGGGCAAGCTGGAGAACTACGTCCGGCAGCTCCCCATCACCAGCCGGAGCAGCCACGCGCAGACGACCAAGGGCTCCTCGATGACGGTGGAGACCTTCCACCCCGGCGAGCAGGACCCCGACGGCGCGGCGCTGAAGGACTTCGCCCGCTCGCTCCTGGTCGCGCTGGAGCCCATCCTCCCCGAGGCCCGCGCCGAGTACTACGTGCCCTGA
- a CDS encoding FHA domain-containing protein: MDLPWLAVRIGRSAACEVRLDDPEVPGEACRLQRRGRSWRIIPLGARGSVFVEGTPVAEARPLPFDVPFRVGATCFTLREDRSVEPDWGMYHAPSPRAPAAASVAPEAPPPPEPTPPSPPFAASGVHAYTPAHAHSPPKAPAGPPPATPPGTNPWEARWKAAGARLLADADRPRVPPRPNPQTQPHPREAPDPRPAARAGERARPPAAPPARPARPAEAPARADLRPGFAANPPATPGARRYPEAPRVEHRAEPPARPVPQAPAPARPAAEAAPSPQPIPGSGPEQLFEPAAPLVVAEFDEVADAIAAFASASTGAVAVAPSPQPSPAVGGGGEAACESLSSVGCVERSADAPSAGLVAEEDPVAPGAGLVADEDSATPTASPVAEEVEAAEGDGGGTIEEAGVQCVRAALDAPYKRGDLAASADADAPSPSPLVGEGRGEAAAPATALEVASAPAPAPFEDPWAPVWIMGQPAEFTTETSWPEVAGGAFGEDQLDPVMISPAIAPPRQDARPQVRSATLQGAAQLGRDERHQEPPRASAYRDLDRDGEAEQPRPAAAGGPTTAGRPREHERAPGPGPEADPELLDLPSAKDIMASIGGRAASARGPGDPPVRLARPPQREHVAPTVPLEPAAWSLPAWLAGPPLAILALAVGVPGAWLASRWAADSNNASVIGQRLLAARTGRAKERPLPESVTPPPASWWRTTPLHLAEWGIYRSRPAADEDEREEADELLEGAVRLAPLHPLARLARAEARPAATAEPGGGAVPGMAAHLGLSRDPASLSWSARSLRRAGKNAAAIRLYRRAFQLAVAQGAAGRAMPAFNADPGVHRYYLPGEAAATAIVRELLADADWPCREWIEALPPDGVAALAAARLLHEQGRPEAREVLERILARRDDATPGRPEGPGAAAAGDAGRDREHEGEGDAEDRAPAAVRLAVAAEAHALLERWGDAEAGYRRAIELEGDVTTRRAWWFNLASVASRGGDEDQRKAARTALEAVLEVSSTDEIGRRAVEMQRAAEPVIRSRIGTARAN, translated from the coding sequence ATGGACCTCCCCTGGCTGGCCGTCCGGATCGGCCGGTCCGCCGCGTGCGAGGTCCGCCTCGACGACCCCGAGGTCCCCGGCGAGGCCTGCCGACTCCAGCGCCGGGGCCGGTCCTGGCGGATCATCCCCCTGGGCGCCAGGGGCTCGGTCTTCGTCGAGGGGACGCCCGTCGCCGAGGCCCGCCCCCTGCCCTTCGACGTCCCCTTCCGCGTCGGGGCGACGTGCTTCACCCTCCGCGAGGACCGCTCCGTGGAGCCGGACTGGGGGATGTACCACGCCCCGTCCCCGAGGGCGCCGGCGGCGGCCTCCGTCGCGCCCGAGGCGCCCCCGCCGCCGGAGCCCACGCCGCCGTCCCCGCCCTTCGCCGCGTCGGGAGTGCATGCCTACACCCCGGCCCATGCTCATTCTCCCCCGAAGGCCCCGGCCGGGCCCCCGCCGGCGACTCCGCCCGGGACGAACCCCTGGGAGGCCCGATGGAAGGCCGCCGGGGCTCGCCTGCTGGCCGACGCGGACCGCCCCCGCGTGCCCCCGCGGCCGAATCCGCAGACGCAGCCGCATCCCCGCGAGGCCCCCGACCCTCGCCCGGCGGCGAGGGCCGGCGAGCGGGCCCGGCCCCCGGCGGCCCCCCCGGCCCGGCCGGCGAGGCCCGCCGAGGCCCCGGCCCGCGCCGACCTCCGGCCCGGCTTCGCCGCGAATCCCCCCGCGACGCCCGGCGCCCGCCGCTACCCGGAGGCCCCGCGCGTCGAACACCGCGCCGAGCCCCCCGCGCGGCCGGTGCCGCAGGCCCCCGCCCCGGCCCGACCGGCCGCGGAGGCGGCGCCATCGCCGCAGCCTATCCCCGGATCAGGGCCGGAGCAGCTGTTCGAACCGGCGGCCCCGCTCGTCGTCGCGGAATTCGACGAGGTCGCCGACGCCATCGCCGCATTCGCCTCGGCCTCGACCGGTGCGGTGGCGGTCGCCCCCTCTCCCCAACCCTCCCCCGCGGTGGGGGGAGGGGGTGAAGCCGCGTGCGAGTCCCTATCTTCTGTAGGGTGCGTCGAGCGCAGCGCGGACGCACCGAGTGCGGGCCTCGTCGCGGAGGAGGACCCCGTCGCACCGGGTGCGGGCCTCGTCGCGGACGAGGATTCTGCAACACCGACCGCAAGCCCCGTCGCGGAGGAGGTTGAGGCGGCCGAAGGCGATGGGGGCGGAACGATCGAGGAGGCCGGCGTGCAGTGCGTCCGCGCTGCGCTTGACGCACCCTACAAAAGAGGCGATCTCGCCGCTTCCGCGGATGCGGATGCTCCATCTCCCTCCCCCCTGGTGGGGGAGGGTCGGGGAGAGGCGGCCGCGCCGGCTACGGCCCTCGAGGTCGCGTCAGCTCCCGCCCCCGCCCCGTTCGAGGATCCGTGGGCCCCGGTCTGGATCATGGGCCAGCCGGCGGAGTTCACTACGGAGACGTCCTGGCCCGAGGTCGCCGGCGGGGCGTTCGGCGAGGATCAGCTCGATCCCGTGATGATCTCCCCGGCCATCGCACCCCCGCGGCAGGACGCCCGTCCGCAGGTCCGCTCCGCGACACTCCAGGGCGCGGCACAACTCGGGCGCGATGAACGTCACCAGGAGCCTCCCCGAGCGTCCGCCTACCGCGACCTCGACCGCGACGGCGAAGCGGAACAGCCCCGCCCCGCCGCCGCGGGCGGCCCGACGACGGCGGGCCGGCCGCGGGAGCACGAGCGGGCCCCGGGGCCGGGGCCGGAGGCGGACCCGGAGCTGCTGGACCTCCCCTCGGCGAAGGACATCATGGCCTCGATCGGCGGGCGGGCCGCGTCCGCCCGCGGGCCGGGCGACCCGCCGGTGCGGCTGGCGCGGCCGCCCCAGCGGGAGCACGTCGCGCCCACGGTCCCGCTCGAGCCCGCCGCGTGGTCGCTGCCCGCCTGGCTGGCGGGGCCTCCGCTGGCGATCCTCGCGCTCGCGGTCGGCGTGCCGGGCGCCTGGCTCGCCTCGCGGTGGGCGGCCGACTCCAACAACGCCTCGGTGATCGGCCAGCGCCTGCTGGCGGCGAGGACCGGCCGGGCCAAGGAACGCCCGCTGCCGGAGTCGGTGACGCCCCCGCCGGCCTCGTGGTGGCGGACCACGCCGCTGCACCTGGCGGAGTGGGGCATCTACCGGAGCCGCCCGGCGGCCGACGAGGACGAGCGCGAGGAGGCCGACGAGCTGCTCGAGGGCGCCGTCCGGCTCGCGCCGTTGCATCCGCTCGCCCGGCTGGCGAGGGCCGAGGCCCGGCCGGCGGCGACGGCGGAGCCCGGGGGCGGGGCCGTCCCCGGCATGGCGGCCCACCTCGGGCTCAGCCGCGACCCCGCCAGCCTCTCCTGGAGCGCCCGCAGCCTCCGCCGCGCGGGCAAGAACGCGGCCGCGATCCGCCTCTACCGCCGGGCGTTCCAGCTCGCCGTCGCCCAGGGCGCGGCCGGCCGCGCCATGCCGGCCTTCAACGCCGACCCCGGCGTGCATCGCTACTACCTGCCCGGCGAGGCAGCCGCCACCGCCATCGTCCGCGAGCTGCTCGCCGACGCCGACTGGCCCTGCCGCGAGTGGATCGAGGCGCTCCCGCCCGACGGCGTCGCGGCCCTCGCCGCCGCCCGCCTCCTGCACGAGCAGGGCCGGCCCGAGGCCCGCGAGGTCCTCGAGCGGATCCTCGCGCGGCGGGACGACGCGACGCCCGGGCGGCCGGAGGGCCCCGGGGCCGCGGCCGCGGGCGACGCCGGCCGGGACCGGGAGCACGAGGGCGAGGGGGACGCGGAGGACCGGGCCCCCGCGGCCGTCCGCCTGGCGGTGGCCGCCGAGGCCCACGCCCTGCTGGAGCGCTGGGGCGACGCCGAGGCCGGATACCGCCGCGCGATCGAGCTGGAGGGGGACGTCACCACGCGGCGGGCCTGGTGGTTCAACCTGGCCAGCGTCGCGTCCCGCGGCGGCGACGAGGACCAGCGGAAGGCCGCCAGGACCGCGCTGGAGGCGGTCCTGGAGGTCTCCTCCACCGACGAAATCGGCCGCCGGGCCGTGGAGATGCAGCGGGCCGCCGAGCCGGTCATCCGGTCCCGGATCGGCACCGCCCGGGCCAACTGA
- a CDS encoding GumC family protein, with the protein MPFRGSSPAPGAPAGPAAGAELAPGRQAPLAAGFAHATAHAPVPAFNPAASKGPADYLRAVRRRFWMVLVVAVPMAALSSAWALRQPKIYRAVAEITIDSPEINPMLSALVSKDIGQPEGHSAERYAPNKVVQLQGMALAEKAVTNVLSAKELSSFDDAAQELIVGNLQIKPIGAKTNRYAVTLEGRDPSRTSKLLYALLEAFKNEASSESRDRVAAAADFANDRLKRLREDLRAVEAELIDKLREARIVGPSGRNIFEEQYVNLSARLENEMGRLGELQQQLMIARTMPKPESISPDQQARNQEIAQLTREKKQLVRLLEKARGVQTRKHFNSDPYTKDVANRLEEIMEEIRELKVPEKVELARNPTQMILDHFQGRVEEDRANQQEALARMQDSLPEYQKFLAMQKRRDELAAKVDEMDRNIVSFDILTRSQNDPVRIPPGVAEPTVPVKPSRGLLIGMGLFVSLALGMGLVVLLEHVDHSVKVPEHVTQGLDLCLLGVVPRIRRSALTHRGGHLWASGTPNSLEADAFRNIRAGLLGAADRRGRIVTLLMTSPKAGDGKSTAALNLAATCARAGERTLLLDVDLRRPTLEDVFPPEPDKEGTHFGLVDVLQGTLPWQKTLRHTELPNLDFIPTGDPTGIPIEILGTLELRQLLAALSRHYDRVILDGPAVLGMADCRMLGRMVDASILVVRAGAHPLVTLQRTKTMLELSHVPIAGVVVNGLSEGVEHWSSYGYEDAGFVPSRGRTPALAASATP; encoded by the coding sequence ATGCCCTTTCGAGGAAGCTCCCCCGCCCCCGGGGCCCCGGCCGGGCCCGCCGCGGGGGCCGAGCTCGCCCCGGGGCGGCAGGCGCCGCTCGCCGCCGGCTTCGCGCACGCGACGGCCCACGCCCCCGTCCCCGCGTTCAACCCGGCCGCGTCCAAGGGCCCGGCGGACTACCTGCGGGCGGTCCGGCGGCGGTTCTGGATGGTCCTGGTCGTCGCCGTCCCGATGGCGGCCCTCAGCTCCGCCTGGGCCCTCCGCCAGCCGAAGATCTACCGGGCGGTCGCCGAGATCACGATCGACTCCCCCGAGATCAACCCGATGCTCTCCGCGCTGGTGTCCAAGGACATCGGCCAGCCCGAGGGCCACAGCGCGGAGCGGTACGCGCCCAACAAGGTCGTCCAGCTCCAGGGCATGGCGCTGGCGGAGAAGGCGGTCACGAACGTCCTCAGCGCCAAGGAGCTGTCCTCCTTCGACGACGCGGCGCAGGAGCTGATCGTCGGCAACCTCCAGATCAAGCCGATCGGCGCCAAGACGAACCGGTACGCCGTCACCCTGGAGGGCCGCGACCCGTCGCGGACGAGCAAGCTCCTCTACGCCCTGCTGGAGGCCTTCAAGAACGAGGCCTCCAGCGAGAGCCGGGACCGGGTCGCCGCGGCCGCGGACTTCGCCAACGACCGGCTCAAGCGGCTGAGGGAGGACCTCCGCGCCGTGGAGGCCGAGCTCATCGACAAGCTCCGCGAGGCGCGGATCGTCGGCCCGAGCGGCCGGAACATCTTCGAGGAGCAGTACGTCAACCTGAGCGCCCGGCTCGAGAACGAGATGGGCCGGCTGGGCGAGCTCCAGCAGCAGCTCATGATCGCCCGCACCATGCCCAAGCCCGAGTCCATCTCCCCCGACCAGCAGGCGAGGAACCAGGAGATCGCCCAGCTCACGAGGGAGAAGAAGCAGCTCGTCCGGCTCCTCGAGAAGGCCAGGGGCGTCCAGACCCGCAAGCACTTCAACAGCGACCCGTACACGAAGGACGTCGCGAACCGCCTCGAGGAGATCATGGAGGAGATCCGGGAGCTCAAGGTGCCGGAGAAGGTCGAGCTCGCCCGGAACCCCACCCAGATGATCCTGGACCACTTCCAGGGCCGCGTCGAGGAGGACCGGGCCAATCAGCAGGAGGCCCTGGCGCGGATGCAGGACTCGCTGCCGGAGTACCAGAAGTTCCTGGCGATGCAGAAGCGGCGCGACGAGCTGGCGGCGAAGGTGGACGAGATGGACCGGAACATCGTCTCGTTCGACATCCTCACCCGGTCGCAGAACGACCCGGTGCGGATCCCGCCCGGCGTGGCCGAGCCGACGGTGCCGGTGAAGCCCAGCCGGGGCCTGCTGATCGGCATGGGCCTGTTCGTCAGCCTGGCCCTGGGCATGGGCCTGGTCGTGCTGCTGGAGCACGTGGACCACTCCGTGAAGGTGCCCGAGCACGTCACCCAGGGGCTGGACCTCTGCCTGCTCGGCGTCGTGCCGCGGATCCGCCGCAGCGCCCTGACGCACCGCGGCGGCCACCTGTGGGCCTCCGGGACGCCCAACTCGCTGGAGGCCGACGCCTTCCGCAACATCCGCGCCGGCCTCCTGGGCGCGGCCGACCGCCGCGGGCGGATCGTCACCCTGCTGATGACCAGCCCCAAGGCGGGCGACGGCAAGTCCACCGCGGCGCTCAACCTGGCGGCCACCTGCGCCCGCGCCGGCGAGCGGACGCTGCTCCTGGACGTGGACCTCCGCCGGCCGACGCTCGAGGACGTCTTCCCGCCGGAGCCGGACAAGGAGGGGACGCACTTCGGCCTGGTGGACGTGCTCCAGGGGACGCTCCCCTGGCAGAAGACCCTCCGCCACACCGAGCTGCCCAACCTCGACTTCATCCCCACCGGCGACCCGACCGGGATCCCCATCGAGATCCTCGGCACGCTCGAGCTGCGGCAGCTCCTGGCGGCCCTCTCGCGGCACTACGACCGCGTGATCCTGGACGGCCCGGCGGTGCTCGGCATGGCCGACTGCCGGATGCTCGGCCGGATGGTGGACGCCTCCATCCTGGTCGTCCGCGCCGGGGCGCACCCGCTGGTGACCCTCCAGCGCACCAAGACGATGCTCGAGCTCTCCCACGTCCCCATCGCCGGGGTCGTGGTCAACGGCCTGAGCGAGGGCGTCGAGCACTGGTCCAGCTACGGCTACGAGGACGCCGGCTTCGTCCCCTCCCGCGGCCGGACGCCGGCCCTGGCGGCCTCCGCGACGCCCTGA
- a CDS encoding exosortase/archaeosortase family protein: protein MTPKPDVAGTSPPPEEPAGRPGIPLWDLVRGAFEDPSRRVTVLGGAACLGLLLLLFRDTLWDFYYSWTTDENYSHGFLVPLLSLYFANQVAAKGPAPVRGGAILGGLLLAAAILVRLVAIPLPLAFLGELALIAGLAGLFAVLAGSAALRRYWFPFFFLLFMVPLPIALYTRVASPLQLMASQMASAVMNLTGLPVLCEGNHMTLPGGVQMFVAEACSGMRQMTGFLALATAVAYLTTKPGWYRAVVVLAALPIALTANVARIVLTGYVMHYVNPQYASGAYHTLEGILMMGFGLLLLNSLCVLMDQLTPRAEGVGFPGRAMLNMNLVPLPAPKEAS, encoded by the coding sequence ATGACTCCGAAGCCAGACGTCGCCGGCACATCACCGCCCCCCGAGGAGCCCGCCGGCCGGCCCGGGATCCCGCTCTGGGACCTCGTCCGCGGGGCCTTCGAAGACCCGTCGCGGCGCGTGACGGTCCTCGGCGGGGCCGCCTGCCTGGGCCTGCTGCTGCTCCTCTTCCGGGACACGCTCTGGGACTTCTACTACTCCTGGACGACCGACGAGAACTACAGCCACGGCTTCCTCGTCCCGCTGCTGAGCCTCTACTTCGCCAACCAGGTCGCCGCGAAGGGCCCGGCGCCGGTCCGCGGCGGCGCGATCCTCGGCGGCCTGCTGCTGGCGGCGGCCATCCTCGTCCGGCTGGTCGCCATCCCGCTGCCGCTCGCCTTCCTGGGCGAGCTCGCCCTGATCGCCGGCCTGGCGGGCCTCTTCGCCGTGCTCGCCGGCTCGGCGGCCCTGCGGCGATACTGGTTCCCGTTCTTCTTCCTGCTCTTCATGGTGCCCCTGCCGATCGCCCTCTACACGCGGGTCGCCTCCCCCCTGCAGCTCATGGCCAGCCAGATGGCCTCCGCCGTCATGAACCTGACGGGCCTGCCGGTGCTCTGCGAGGGGAACCACATGACCCTCCCCGGCGGCGTCCAGATGTTCGTCGCCGAGGCGTGCAGCGGCATGCGGCAGATGACCGGCTTCCTCGCCCTGGCGACGGCCGTCGCCTACCTCACCACCAAGCCCGGCTGGTATCGGGCCGTCGTCGTGCTGGCCGCCCTGCCCATCGCCCTGACCGCCAACGTGGCCCGGATCGTCCTGACCGGGTACGTCATGCACTACGTCAACCCGCAGTACGCCTCCGGCGCCTACCACACCCTGGAGGGCATCCTCATGATGGGCTTCGGCCTGCTCCTGCTGAACTCGCTCTGCGTCCTGATGGACCAGCTCACGCCCCGCGCCGAGGGCGTCGGCTTCCCCGGCCGCGCGATGCTCAACATGAACCTGGTCCCCCTGCCCGCACCCAAGGAGGCGTCATGA